The Desulfuromonas sp. TF genome has a segment encoding these proteins:
- a CDS encoding RluA family pseudouridine synthase, producing MTDKEDGLTALDVLRERIPAAPVSYLRQLLRRGKVRREGLALTETTALRAGERITLPGSRRFEELLASPPAGEVEILFESRELLVVFKAAGLATHRGEGHEEDNLLDRVQEMIKKRRAPFMVAPAHRLDAGTSGPVLFGKGRRAAGLLGKLFMEDGVEKIYLGLAAGKISGAGLLCSPVPAKGKEKEAQTAFSVLASGSGFSLLELRLHSGRTHQIRHQLAEAGHPLAGDRRYGGPLLPGLDHPFLHCRRLALQDPFSGQPLAIESPLPEDLGDVLRTLGVEFPFRDHESG from the coding sequence TTGACCGACAAAGAAGACGGACTGACCGCTCTCGATGTGCTGCGGGAAAGGATCCCCGCCGCGCCGGTCTCCTACCTGCGGCAGCTTCTGCGCCGCGGCAAGGTGCGCAGGGAGGGGCTGGCCCTGACCGAAACCACCGCCCTTCGGGCCGGAGAGCGGATCACCCTTCCCGGCAGCCGGCGGTTTGAGGAACTGCTTGCGAGCCCTCCCGCCGGAGAAGTGGAGATACTTTTCGAAAGCCGTGAACTTCTGGTGGTCTTCAAGGCGGCCGGGCTGGCGACGCATCGGGGTGAGGGGCACGAGGAGGACAACCTTCTGGACCGGGTTCAGGAAATGATTAAAAAACGCCGGGCGCCCTTCATGGTGGCTCCGGCCCACCGCCTCGATGCGGGAACCTCGGGGCCGGTCCTCTTCGGCAAGGGCCGCAGGGCCGCCGGTCTGCTGGGAAAACTCTTCATGGAAGACGGGGTGGAAAAGATCTACCTTGGGCTGGCCGCCGGAAAGATTTCCGGCGCCGGACTGCTCTGCTCGCCCGTGCCGGCCAAGGGAAAAGAGAAAGAGGCGCAGACCGCCTTTTCCGTCCTTGCCTCCGGAAGCGGTTTTTCCCTTCTGGAGCTGCGCCTGCACAGCGGCCGCACCCACCAGATCCGCCATCAGCTTGCCGAAGCGGGCCACCCCCTGGCCGGTGACCGGCGCTACGGCGGCCCCCTTCTGCCCGGACTCGACCATCCGTTCCTCCATTGCCGGCGCCTGGCCCTGCAGGATCCCTTCAGCGGTCAACCCCTGGCTATCGAGTCGCCCCTCCCGGAAGATCTCGGGGACGTCCTCCGTACACTCGGCGTGGAGTTCCCTTTCCGGGACCACGAATCGGGGTAA
- a CDS encoding DUF3971 domain-containing protein has protein sequence MTLRRPLLITLGLLALSASIAIGVFVYTFDLNRYRGEIAHNLATALDRPVLLGEARLSLRPGLALSFADLRVGSIDSGTDELSADHMALLIDPWPLLKGELIFREVALDAPRLTLTLGPPKADGPPGPSGREHGLLKTTLIHTLKIENGGLLLQDRRNPDRPVVYEMQDIRGQLTDLSLERPWRMDLLAALVQGQKTAALTLAGEVTPPADLARWSEARLDVQLGAQGLDPMSLLPRHAASDTFKTEGSLSLQINLTGAPASGLRVEGALKSTDFSLHLPRLYRSPLPLHQASIKSTWTAAADTHEFTDLTFTADEIALAGNLSLRRQEEKFWLEGELSSPVLSLDRIRRFLPDRKSPLAALIKKDLTGGTLRLEGVRLAGYPDQVLQYARFPLQEGNLSVQNAAFRLDQGEAVTGISIDAAWNERRLIMKEGRGVAYESPFDFSGSLTFSGQGSPEVDISAMGTASSEKLLSLVPMEKQSGILLHGPVSVALKLGGTFERLVVDLQADLKHLSGRMADKITKPAGLSGNLFVTGEISAGRLELSHSRLSIPPLELRARGSLERSEARGFSLVLDIAPLDLQKAPFRTPLLEKFSPRGEIAAHYEMEGRAGKIDRRGGTVSLRDFGIHLPGPVGDISQANGEILLRKDRAETSRITALLGSSLVEAEGSLEDFSDPRLELWVRSQAIRANDLIFPSDRAVLRDVDGHLVITRKGIDFAPVKVRLDGGTRATVSGTLRNFKAPETTLEITADYGNIDEVIALWSQTRDKVPSGPKKRRKVGLYIDARVREGVLGPLHFQDARGEITLNEGVLNIFPLRFSAGSGSCMGQVVVDGSSGPPSLLKISGHMENIDAAALHHELLKKRGLITGTMSSDFYLEGRAGKDFLATSLGGFDLKVRDGVLLKFRSLSRVFSLLNVSQILSLQLPDLDQKGMPFERLTGTFGLRGGILSTEDLFVKSNAMNLSLVGDADLGKGTVDLVLGVKPLRTVDKIITQIPIAGWLLAGEEKALITAHFHIKGRSDDPEVIPVPITSVSEKVRGIFRRVLELPGKVITDMENVLGGEKEQKE, from the coding sequence ATGACCCTCCGCCGCCCCCTGCTTATTACCCTTGGTTTGCTGGCTCTATCGGCATCGATTGCGATTGGGGTTTTCGTCTATACCTTCGATCTCAACCGTTACCGAGGCGAAATTGCCCACAATCTTGCGACGGCCCTCGACCGCCCCGTCCTTTTGGGAGAAGCGCGCCTTTCCTTGCGCCCCGGCCTCGCCCTCTCCTTTGCCGATCTGCGGGTCGGCTCTATCGACTCGGGAACGGACGAACTCTCAGCCGACCACATGGCTCTCCTCATCGATCCATGGCCCTTGCTGAAGGGAGAGCTCATCTTCCGTGAAGTTGCCCTGGACGCTCCCCGACTCACCCTGACCCTAGGTCCTCCCAAGGCAGACGGCCCGCCGGGACCATCCGGAAGGGAGCACGGCCTGCTCAAAACCACCCTGATCCACACCCTCAAAATCGAAAACGGCGGCCTTCTTCTTCAGGACCGCCGGAACCCCGACCGCCCGGTGGTTTACGAAATGCAGGATATCCGGGGACAGCTCACCGACCTCTCCCTCGAACGTCCCTGGCGCATGGACCTTCTCGCCGCTCTGGTCCAGGGGCAAAAAACCGCCGCCCTGACCCTTGCGGGCGAAGTCACTCCGCCGGCAGACCTTGCCCGGTGGAGCGAAGCCCGCCTCGATGTTCAACTGGGGGCGCAGGGGCTGGATCCCATGTCCTTGCTGCCGCGCCATGCGGCCTCAGACACCTTTAAAACCGAAGGCAGCCTTTCCCTGCAGATCAACCTGACCGGCGCCCCGGCTTCGGGCCTGCGGGTTGAGGGCGCACTGAAGTCGACGGACTTCTCACTGCATCTTCCCCGCCTTTACCGCTCCCCTCTGCCTCTTCACCAGGCGTCGATAAAATCCACCTGGACGGCGGCAGCCGACACCCACGAATTCACTGATCTGACCTTCACAGCGGATGAGATCGCCCTTGCGGGCAACCTGTCGCTGCGCCGCCAGGAGGAAAAATTCTGGCTGGAGGGGGAGCTGTCGAGTCCCGTGCTTTCCCTGGATAGGATCCGCCGTTTTCTTCCTGACCGCAAATCTCCACTGGCGGCCCTGATCAAGAAGGACCTGACCGGCGGCACATTGCGTCTCGAAGGCGTTCGTTTAGCCGGCTATCCCGATCAGGTCCTGCAATACGCGCGATTTCCCCTGCAGGAGGGGAACCTTTCGGTGCAGAATGCCGCCTTCCGCCTCGATCAAGGAGAGGCCGTCACGGGCATCTCCATTGACGCCGCATGGAATGAGCGTCGCCTCATCATGAAGGAAGGCCGAGGAGTTGCTTACGAGTCTCCCTTCGACTTCTCCGGCTCTCTGACATTCTCCGGACAGGGGTCTCCCGAAGTGGATATCTCTGCCATGGGTACCGCTTCTTCGGAAAAGCTGCTGTCTCTTGTCCCGATGGAAAAACAATCAGGCATTCTGCTCCACGGACCCGTTTCCGTTGCCTTAAAGCTCGGCGGAACTTTCGAGCGGCTGGTGGTGGATCTGCAGGCGGATCTGAAACACCTCAGCGGCCGCATGGCTGACAAAATCACCAAGCCTGCCGGTTTGTCCGGAAATCTCTTCGTTACCGGCGAGATCAGCGCCGGCCGCCTGGAGCTGAGCCACAGCCGCTTATCCATTCCGCCATTGGAATTGCGGGCGCGGGGCTCCCTGGAAAGGTCTGAGGCCAGAGGCTTTTCCCTGGTACTGGACATCGCGCCCCTTGATCTTCAGAAGGCCCCCTTCCGCACCCCCCTGCTGGAGAAATTCTCTCCCAGAGGGGAAATTGCCGCCCATTACGAAATGGAAGGGAGGGCAGGAAAAATAGACCGGCGAGGAGGAACGGTATCCCTGCGGGACTTCGGCATCCACCTCCCCGGCCCGGTGGGCGATATAAGCCAGGCCAACGGGGAAATACTCCTCCGGAAAGACCGGGCGGAAACGTCCCGCATCACCGCACTGCTCGGCTCCTCTCTGGTGGAGGCCGAGGGGAGCCTGGAGGATTTTTCCGACCCCCGTCTCGAATTATGGGTGCGAAGCCAGGCGATCAGGGCGAACGATCTGATCTTTCCTTCCGACCGGGCGGTGCTCCGTGACGTCGACGGACACCTGGTCATCACCAGGAAAGGTATTGATTTCGCGCCGGTCAAAGTCCGCCTCGATGGAGGAACCCGGGCCACGGTGAGTGGGACCCTGCGCAACTTCAAGGCCCCGGAAACCACGCTGGAAATCACGGCGGATTATGGAAACATCGATGAGGTCATAGCTCTCTGGAGTCAAACTCGGGACAAGGTGCCGTCAGGACCTAAAAAGCGGAGAAAAGTTGGGCTGTACATCGATGCCCGGGTTAGGGAAGGGGTTCTGGGTCCGCTGCACTTTCAGGACGCTCGGGGGGAAATCACTTTGAATGAGGGGGTTCTGAACATTTTTCCCCTTCGATTCTCCGCCGGGTCGGGCTCCTGCATGGGGCAGGTCGTCGTCGACGGCAGTAGCGGTCCGCCATCGCTGCTGAAAATATCCGGACACATGGAAAACATCGATGCCGCCGCGCTGCATCATGAGCTTCTAAAAAAAAGAGGCCTGATCACCGGCACCATGAGCAGCGACTTCTATCTTGAGGGGCGAGCCGGCAAGGACTTTCTGGCCACCTCGCTCGGCGGCTTCGACCTCAAGGTCAGGGACGGGGTTTTGCTCAAATTCAGGTCCCTCTCCAGGGTCTTTTCTCTTCTGAACGTATCGCAGATCCTCTCCCTTCAGCTTCCGGACCTGGACCAGAAAGGGATGCCCTTCGAGCGACTGACCGGGACCTTCGGCCTGCGAGGAGGAATCCTTTCCACCGAAGATCTTTTCGTTAAAAGCAATGCCATGAATCTCTCACTGGTGGGAGATGCCGACTTGGGGAAGGGTACCGTCGACTTGGTCCTGGGAGTCAAACCGCTCCGGACAGTTGACAAAATCATCACCCAGATCCCCATCGCAGGCTGGCTGCTGGCCGGAGAGGAAAAAGCCCTCATCACGGCTCATTTCCATATCAAAGGCAGAAGCGACGATCCCGAAGTCATACCTGTTCCCATCACGTCGGTCTCGGAAAAAGTCCGGGGTATTTTCAGGAGAGTCCTGGAACTGCCGGGAAAAGTAATTACGGATATGGAGAATGTTCTCGGAGGCGAGAAGGAACAGAAGGAATAG
- the ubiE gene encoding bifunctional demethylmenaquinone methyltransferase/2-methoxy-6-polyprenyl-1,4-benzoquinol methylase UbiE: protein MFNLSEKGRGIRDMFDAIAPRYDLLNRLLSLGIDRRWRRFAVGQLQIPNGGKVLDVATGTGDVALEIASRTPDSVTIVGEDFTQGMLVQGMEKIAKSPYRRRIALVNAPCEAMPHPSAIFDGVTIAFGIRNVVDRLEGLREMHRVLKPGGRAVILEFSNPKSRLFKSLYYFYFRRILPCVGGLLSKRSAYQYLPDSVLEFPDQQSFKALMGQAGFVNLRHHDLTCGIATVYVGEKG, encoded by the coding sequence ATGTTCAACCTTTCCGAAAAAGGGCGTGGCATTCGCGACATGTTCGATGCCATCGCACCCCGTTACGATCTTCTCAATCGCCTGCTTTCCCTCGGCATCGACCGGCGTTGGCGGAGATTTGCCGTGGGCCAGCTGCAGATTCCCAATGGTGGAAAAGTGCTGGACGTGGCTACCGGCACGGGGGATGTGGCACTGGAGATCGCCTCCCGGACCCCCGATTCCGTCACGATAGTGGGTGAGGATTTCACCCAGGGAATGCTGGTTCAGGGGATGGAGAAGATCGCAAAATCTCCCTACAGGCGGCGCATCGCCCTTGTCAATGCTCCCTGTGAAGCCATGCCCCACCCTTCCGCCATTTTCGACGGCGTCACCATCGCCTTCGGAATCCGCAACGTGGTCGATCGCCTGGAGGGGCTCAGGGAGATGCATCGGGTGCTGAAACCCGGCGGTCGGGCGGTCATCCTGGAGTTCTCGAATCCGAAAAGCCGTCTTTTCAAATCCCTGTACTACTTCTATTTCCGCCGTATCCTCCCCTGTGTCGGAGGCCTTCTCTCAAAACGCAGCGCCTACCAGTATCTTCCCGATTCGGTCCTGGAATTTCCCGACCAGCAGTCCTTTAAGGCGCTGATGGGCCAAGCGGGCTTTGTCAACCTGCGGCACCACGATCTGACCTGCGGCATCGCCACGGTTTACGTCGGTGAGAAAGGCTGA
- a CDS encoding (deoxy)nucleoside triphosphate pyrophosphohydrolase has protein sequence MIPLIVTAAVIRDGDAILITRRPQESRHGGMWEFPGGKLDAGESPQECLSREILEELGLEVAVESIFEIAYHRYEWGPVLILAFECRVLNGEIRHIGISDHRWVSPEEMRLYDILPADRPIIAKLLKSV, from the coding sequence ATGATACCCCTCATTGTCACCGCCGCCGTCATCCGTGACGGCGATGCCATACTCATCACCCGCCGGCCGCAGGAGAGTCGGCACGGAGGGATGTGGGAATTCCCCGGGGGCAAGCTCGATGCCGGCGAATCCCCGCAAGAGTGCCTGAGCCGCGAGATACTCGAAGAACTCGGTCTGGAGGTGGCCGTGGAATCGATCTTCGAAATCGCCTACCATCGCTACGAGTGGGGGCCGGTTCTGATTCTGGCTTTTGAATGCCGCGTTTTGAACGGTGAGATCCGGCACATCGGAATCTCTGATCACCGCTGGGTTTCCCCGGAAGAAATGCGCCTTTATGATATCCTTCCCGCTGATCGCCCGATCATCGCCAAACTTCTAAAATCGGTTTAG
- a CDS encoding IclR family transcriptional regulator, whose amino-acid sequence MAVRVSPRSLPLPARGKDSYSIQSVENALDVLEALCDEGDEVRISRLSERLNMNKTSVFRLLATFENRGYVEREADSGTYRLGLSAYEIGQKFLSRMALLRKAKPVMERLVRECNEAAYLAVRREEEVLFFDMVDTTHQVKIVSLVGRRYPLAATSAGKVILANAAVRDEGTGKQDDYDGLADEYSAIRKEGAFLDRGALGEGIASVAVPLYRAGGEIPGSLCFVGPDFRMSPEKIEKEFLPQLKEAGEVISSMLGHLGSYIGN is encoded by the coding sequence GTGGCAGTCCGCGTTTCCCCAAGGAGCCTCCCATTGCCCGCCAGAGGTAAAGATTCATACTCCATCCAGTCAGTTGAAAACGCCTTAGACGTTCTTGAAGCCCTCTGCGACGAAGGAGACGAAGTCCGGATAAGCCGCTTGAGCGAACGACTCAACATGAACAAAACAAGCGTATTCCGCCTGCTTGCCACCTTCGAGAACCGGGGGTATGTTGAGCGGGAAGCAGATTCGGGTACGTATCGTCTGGGGCTTTCGGCTTATGAGATCGGACAGAAATTCCTATCCCGCATGGCACTCCTGCGCAAGGCCAAGCCGGTCATGGAACGTCTGGTCCGGGAATGCAATGAGGCGGCATATCTCGCGGTGCGGCGAGAAGAAGAAGTGCTTTTCTTCGACATGGTGGATACCACTCATCAGGTCAAGATCGTTTCCCTGGTGGGAAGACGCTATCCCCTTGCGGCCACCTCGGCAGGCAAGGTAATCCTTGCCAACGCCGCCGTCCGGGATGAGGGAACCGGGAAACAGGACGATTATGACGGCCTGGCGGACGAATATTCCGCCATCCGCAAGGAAGGGGCCTTTCTCGACCGGGGAGCTCTCGGCGAGGGGATTGCCAGCGTAGCGGTTCCGCTCTACCGGGCAGGAGGGGAGATTCCCGGCAGCCTTTGTTTCGTCGGGCCTGATTTCCGGATGTCCCCCGAGAAAATCGAGAAAGAATTTCTTCCGCAGCTGAAGGAGGCGGGAGAAGTCATTTCCTCAATGCTCGGCCACCTTGGAAGTTACATTGGAAACTAA
- a CDS encoding DUF4212 domain-containing protein, translating into MAADRGRVYVNFFKPSTDSMKAEVGVASMVMIGWALLSYGIPTIIWIAGLGDPTGLGQSFITEARFLGFPLHYWLIAQGCTIGYVLLCKLYCALWDAKVNR; encoded by the coding sequence ATGGCAGCGGACAGGGGAAGAGTTTATGTCAACTTTTTCAAGCCCTCGACGGACAGCATGAAGGCTGAAGTCGGCGTTGCTTCCATGGTCATGATCGGCTGGGCCCTGCTCAGCTACGGAATACCGACCATCATCTGGATTGCCGGCCTGGGGGATCCCACGGGACTGGGGCAGTCATTCATCACCGAGGCCCGCTTCCTCGGCTTCCCATTGCATTACTGGCTGATTGCTCAGGGCTGCACTATAGGGTACGTCCTGCTCTGCAAACTCTATTGCGCCCTGTGGGACGCAAAAGTCAACCGATAG
- a CDS encoding VC_2705 family sodium/solute symporter — protein MNKTFMSMGFALAAVILSASGAAAAGEEIYQIEQGFKLIPAIIMVALLCVYVGVGFISMVSETSGYWVAGRAIGKYGNGAAIASDWMSAASFMGVAGLLYLKGWFGLGYIIGWTGGYVLLLCLIAAQLRRFGKYTIPEFLGDRYDCHAVRLIAATVTVIIAITYSTAQFKGIGLICGWIFGFTYTSSVFFAAGVVCTYMLLSGMAGVTRNQQIQYIVLISAFMIPLWILIKKAGGAGILPQLEYGAILSNLIEGKTAIGQLDAETTANLKNAYMPWGMGDFYHFVALVFTLMVGTAGLPHIMIRFYTVKNEDVARKSVLWGLFFIGLLYWSSPVYAAMGQFWNPTGGKPVADVIILSAPERAGLGIAFIGYLAAGAMAAGLSTVAGLLVAGASAMAHDWYATVFMPDCTDRQALTVGRIFTAVLCGVVILTALNPPALIAQIVAMAFAIAGNTIFPVVVLGIWYSRSNKYGALAGMTWGLVMTLLAMVGWVAKIPMFGAEGLLPATSSALIVCPLAFLINIVVSNLTANRLSDDSADKGDKILRKLHNLPGCKME, from the coding sequence ATGAATAAAACATTCATGAGCATGGGATTTGCCCTGGCAGCAGTTATTCTCTCCGCCAGCGGCGCCGCGGCCGCCGGCGAGGAGATCTATCAGATCGAACAGGGCTTCAAGCTCATCCCTGCCATCATCATGGTGGCCCTGCTGTGCGTCTATGTCGGGGTCGGCTTCATTTCCATGGTTTCCGAAACCTCGGGCTACTGGGTGGCCGGACGCGCCATCGGCAAGTACGGAAACGGCGCCGCCATCGCTTCGGACTGGATGTCGGCGGCCTCTTTCATGGGTGTGGCCGGTCTGCTCTACCTCAAGGGGTGGTTTGGTCTTGGCTACATCATCGGCTGGACAGGCGGATACGTTCTGCTGCTCTGCCTGATCGCCGCTCAGCTCCGCCGCTTCGGCAAATACACCATCCCCGAGTTCCTTGGCGACCGCTATGACTGCCATGCGGTGCGTCTGATCGCCGCCACCGTCACGGTTATCATCGCCATTACCTACTCCACCGCCCAGTTCAAGGGGATAGGTCTGATCTGCGGCTGGATTTTCGGGTTCACCTACACCAGCAGCGTCTTCTTTGCCGCCGGAGTCGTCTGCACCTACATGCTCCTCTCAGGAATGGCCGGGGTCACCCGCAACCAGCAGATTCAGTATATCGTTCTGATCTCCGCCTTCATGATTCCCCTGTGGATCCTGATCAAGAAAGCCGGCGGCGCGGGAATCCTGCCCCAGCTCGAGTACGGCGCCATACTCTCCAATCTCATCGAGGGCAAGACCGCCATCGGCCAGCTCGACGCGGAAACCACCGCGAACCTGAAAAACGCCTACATGCCTTGGGGAATGGGTGATTTCTATCATTTCGTGGCCCTGGTCTTCACTCTCATGGTCGGCACCGCCGGCCTGCCCCATATCATGATCCGCTTCTACACCGTCAAGAATGAAGACGTCGCCCGCAAGTCCGTTCTCTGGGGGCTGTTTTTTATCGGCCTGCTCTACTGGTCCTCCCCCGTTTACGCCGCCATGGGTCAATTCTGGAATCCCACCGGAGGCAAACCGGTGGCGGACGTCATCATTCTTTCGGCCCCCGAACGTGCAGGCCTCGGCATCGCCTTTATCGGCTATCTCGCCGCGGGAGCTATGGCCGCCGGCCTTTCCACCGTCGCCGGCCTGCTTGTGGCCGGGGCGTCCGCCATGGCCCACGACTGGTACGCCACCGTGTTCATGCCCGACTGCACCGACAGGCAGGCTCTCACCGTAGGCCGCATCTTCACCGCGGTTCTGTGCGGCGTGGTCATTCTCACCGCCCTGAATCCCCCGGCGCTGATCGCTCAGATCGTCGCCATGGCCTTCGCCATCGCCGGCAACACCATCTTTCCGGTAGTCGTCCTCGGCATCTGGTATTCCAGATCGAACAAATATGGAGCACTGGCCGGAATGACCTGGGGGCTGGTCATGACCCTGCTGGCCATGGTCGGCTGGGTCGCCAAAATCCCGATGTTCGGTGCCGAAGGCCTTCTGCCGGCGACATCCTCGGCCCTCATCGTCTGTCCTCTGGCTTTCCTCATCAACATCGTCGTCTCAAACCTGACGGCCAACAGACTGAGCGACGATTCGGCCGACAAGGGCGACAAAATACTGCGCAAGCTGCACAACCTTCCCGGCTGCAAGATGGAGTAA
- a CDS encoding putative nucleotidyltransferase substrate binding domain-containing protein, translating to MPLTKHLKDSEPFNGLPDDLFQEIRSSATLAKYPPQTYIFRQGDPPTGYLYVIKAGLVEMTALTPGGGDMVLDYRKEGAFFGGTPLFTGEPYTGGARTVKETECYLIPQEILRRAERNHPNLSQYFLRMVHSRVRRLYSDIVADHNRKVLTQIEAYPFKKRLSEIMVTPVESCLASESAQQVARRLSEKNVSSILVLGKSGDPVGIITEKDIVAKVLAPEDADPKILTAGEIMTPHPHALPPETYMYEAMAYMNGHRIKHLPVIDRTEVVGIVTLRDLMRYRSQKAMFLVGNIQEEQRLEGLAAIRKELLTVARSLLSETRSTPEVMEILSYIHHSIIKRAYELCLEEMKSEGLEPPAIRHCFLVMGSGGRREMLLGPDQDNGFIFENVPDERMPEIEAFFGPFSERLVQALARIGYPLCHGKVMANNPAWRGRISDWKSRIRGWVNDPEPQNVRYSSIFFDFIPLMGDPNLAQTLRAVVNTEIREFQGFLYHMMSLDLRFRVPVGILGRFALEKNGEHKGEISLKQGGSIYIVDCIRMFALEKELTSITTQERLKALVDRNVFDPETAEHIRAAFEALTFFRLRNEIALIEKGKEPSHYINPYALSKNEQDLLKEAFHAVSKLQDATKRHFGRTPF from the coding sequence ATGCCGCTGACAAAGCACCTCAAGGATAGCGAACCGTTCAACGGCCTTCCCGATGACCTGTTCCAGGAAATCCGTTCCTCTGCAACCCTCGCGAAATACCCTCCCCAGACATACATCTTCAGACAGGGCGATCCGCCCACTGGCTATCTCTACGTCATAAAAGCGGGGCTGGTGGAGATGACGGCGCTGACGCCCGGAGGCGGCGACATGGTCCTTGATTACCGCAAGGAAGGCGCTTTCTTCGGCGGCACTCCTCTTTTTACCGGCGAACCGTATACCGGTGGAGCACGTACGGTCAAGGAGACCGAATGCTATCTGATCCCCCAGGAGATTCTCAGGCGGGCTGAACGCAATCATCCCAACCTGAGTCAATATTTCCTCCGGATGGTCCATTCCCGGGTACGGCGGCTCTATTCGGACATCGTGGCGGATCACAACCGCAAAGTCCTCACCCAGATCGAGGCGTATCCCTTTAAGAAGCGCCTGTCGGAAATCATGGTTACGCCCGTGGAATCCTGTCTCGCCTCCGAATCCGCGCAGCAGGTGGCTCGTCGACTGAGTGAAAAAAACGTCAGTTCCATCCTGGTTCTGGGCAAGAGCGGTGATCCGGTCGGCATCATCACCGAGAAAGACATCGTTGCAAAGGTTCTCGCTCCGGAAGACGCCGACCCCAAAATTCTGACCGCCGGGGAGATCATGACCCCCCATCCCCATGCTCTGCCGCCGGAAACCTACATGTACGAGGCCATGGCCTACATGAACGGTCATCGCATCAAGCATCTCCCGGTGATCGACCGGACCGAGGTGGTGGGAATAGTGACGCTGCGGGACCTGATGCGCTACCGCAGTCAAAAAGCCATGTTTCTGGTTGGCAACATACAGGAGGAACAAAGACTGGAAGGGTTGGCGGCCATTCGCAAGGAACTGCTCACCGTCGCACGCAGTCTCCTCTCCGAAACCCGCAGCACCCCGGAAGTGATGGAAATTCTTTCTTACATCCATCACAGCATCATCAAACGGGCTTATGAGCTCTGCCTCGAAGAGATGAAATCCGAGGGGCTGGAGCCGCCTGCCATTCGACACTGTTTTCTGGTGATGGGCAGCGGCGGACGCCGGGAAATGCTTCTGGGTCCCGATCAGGACAACGGCTTCATCTTCGAGAATGTACCGGACGAGCGGATGCCGGAAATCGAAGCCTTCTTCGGCCCGTTTTCAGAAAGGCTCGTCCAGGCGCTCGCCCGGATCGGCTACCCTCTCTGTCACGGCAAGGTCATGGCCAACAACCCGGCATGGCGCGGCCGCATCAGCGACTGGAAGTCGCGCATCCGTGGGTGGGTCAACGATCCCGAGCCGCAGAATGTGCGCTATTCATCCATATTTTTCGACTTCATTCCCCTGATGGGCGATCCGAACCTGGCCCAGACACTTCGTGCCGTCGTCAACACAGAAATCAGGGAATTCCAGGGATTCCTGTACCACATGATGTCCCTGGATCTGCGTTTCAGAGTTCCCGTGGGTATTCTGGGAAGATTCGCCCTGGAGAAAAACGGCGAACACAAGGGCGAAATCTCACTGAAGCAAGGTGGAAGCATCTACATCGTCGACTGCATACGCATGTTTGCGCTGGAAAAAGAACTTACGTCCATAACCACCCAGGAGCGGCTGAAGGCCCTCGTGGACCGAAATGTCTTCGACCCGGAAACCGCCGAACATATCCGCGCCGCCTTCGAAGCGCTCACCTTTTTCCGGCTGCGCAACGAGATCGCGCTCATCGAAAAGGGGAAAGAGCCGAGCCATTACATCAATCCCTATGCCCTGTCCAAAAACGAACAGGATCTGCTCAAAGAAGCCTTCCACGCAGTCAGCAAACTTCAGGACGCGACCAAGCGCCACTTCGGCCGTACACCTTTCTGA
- a CDS encoding Hpt domain-containing protein — MEEEGRSENPPHEQESLSFSEIASIDGKFLDRIRILQDRGNPGLLKKVIGLYFQEAPKLLQRLRDASDRDDSKGMQQAAHALKSSSASLGASRLARICEEMEALARSEETAKARPLITLLENEYSQVHAALDGKR, encoded by the coding sequence ATGGAAGAGGAAGGCAGATCCGAAAATCCCCCTCACGAGCAGGAATCCCTATCATTTTCTGAAATCGCATCCATTGACGGAAAGTTCCTGGACCGAATCCGGATCCTTCAGGATCGGGGGAACCCGGGGCTGCTGAAGAAAGTCATTGGACTCTATTTCCAGGAGGCCCCGAAACTGTTGCAGCGTCTGCGAGACGCCTCCGATCGGGACGACAGCAAGGGGATGCAGCAGGCGGCTCATGCCCTGAAGTCGAGCAGCGCGAGCCTCGGGGCCAGCCGGTTGGCGAGGATATGTGAAGAGATGGAAGCCCTGGCCCGTTCGGAAGAAACTGCGAAAGCGCGGCCCCTGATAACACTGCTCGAAAATGAATATTCCCAGGTTCATGCCGCACTGGATGGGAAGAGATGA